From a single Podarcis raffonei isolate rPodRaf1 chromosome 10, rPodRaf1.pri, whole genome shotgun sequence genomic region:
- the LOC128421752 gene encoding zinc finger and SCAN domain-containing protein 2-like — MGKKGFQCRECGKSFSQNGDLKLHQRTHTGEKPYECMECGKSFSSNATLRSHQRTHTGEKPYECMECGKTFSQIGTLRIHQRTHTGEKPFKCMACGKSFSASGTLRIHQRTHTGEKPFKCMACGKSFSDGGTLRKHQHIHTGEKPFKCMECGKSFSFSSNLRKHQLTHTGEKPFKCMECGKSFSQNAHLTLHHQTHTGEKPFRCMECGKTFIQIGNLRIHQRTHTGEKPYTCMECGKSFSHDAGLRSHQRTHTGEKPFKCMECGKSFSYDAGLRQHQRTHTGQKPYKCIECGKNFSQSAHLRQHQRTHTGEKPFKCMECGKSFSYSGNLRVHQQTHIGKKRFKCMESGKSFSDNRNLRKHQQTHRGETI; from the coding sequence ATGGGTAAGAAAGGATTCcaatgcagggagtgtgggaagagcttcagtcagaatggagaccttaaattacaccaaaggactcacacaggggagaaaccatatgaatgtatggagtgtggaaagagcttcagttccaATGCaacccttagatcacatcaacggactcacacaggggagaaaccatatgaatgtatggagtgtggaaagaccttcagtcAGATTGGaacccttagaatacatcaacgtacacatacaggagagaaaccgtttaaatgcatggcttgtggaaagagctttagtgctAGTGGaacccttagaatacatcaacggacgcatacaggggagaaaccatttaaatgcatggcttgtggaaagagctttagtgatggTGGaacccttagaaaacatcaacatattcacacaggagagaaaccgtttaaatgtatggagtgtggaaagagcttcagtttcagttcaaaccttagaaaacatcaactgactcacacaggggagaaaccatttaaatgcatggagtgtggaaagagctttagtcaaaaTGCGCACCTAACTTTACACCATcaaactcacacaggtgagaaaccatttagatgtatggagtgtggaaagaccttcattcagattggaaaccttagaatacatcaacggactcatacaggggagaaaccatatacgtgtatggagtgtggaaagagcttcagtcacgatgcaggccttagatcacatcaacggactcacacaggagagaaaccatttaaatgtatggagtgtggaaagagctttagttacgatgcaggccttagacaacatcaacggactcacacagggcagaaaccatataaatgtatcgagtgtggaaagaacttcagtcagagtgcacaccttagacaacatcaacggactcacacaggagagaaaccttttaaatgtatggagtgtggaaagagcttcagttatagtggaaacctgagagtacatcaacagactcacatcgGTAAGAAacgatttaaatgtatggagtctggaaagagctttagtgataatagaaatcttagaaaacatcagcagacacacaggggagaaaccatttaa